The following proteins come from a genomic window of Chryseobacterium glaciei:
- a CDS encoding VOC family protein — translation MASVNVYLTFNGNCKEAFDFYKSVFGGEYPYIGTFGEMPPMEGKEASEEDKDKIMHVSLPISKETTLMGSDTGGEWASNYKAGNNFSISINADSKEEADKLFNGLSAGGQVTMAMADTFWGAYFGMFTDKFDINWMVNYDDPAKMQQHP, via the coding sequence ATGGCATCAGTAAACGTTTATTTAACATTCAACGGAAATTGTAAAGAAGCATTTGATTTTTACAAATCAGTTTTTGGAGGAGAATATCCTTACATCGGAACTTTTGGAGAAATGCCTCCAATGGAAGGAAAAGAAGCTTCTGAGGAAGACAAAGACAAAATTATGCACGTTTCTCTTCCGATCTCAAAGGAAACTACTTTAATGGGAAGTGATACAGGCGGTGAGTGGGCTTCTAACTATAAAGCTGGGAACAATTTTTCAATTTCTATCAATGCAGATTCTAAAGAGGAAGCGGATAAATTATTCAACGGACTTTCTGCTGGTGGACAAGTAACAATGGCGATGGCAGATACTTTCTGGGGAGCTTATTTCGGAATGTTTACCGATAAATTCGACATCAATTGGATGGTAAATTATGACGATCCTGCTAAAATGCAACAACATCCATAG
- a CDS encoding DUF2490 domain-containing protein, whose translation MKILKSLALIIFTLGAAKSFAQKSDLGAWYMYFGNNKISKKLNFHNEIQYRNFDGIGDLEQLLIRTGIGYDLTENNNNVLLGYGFILSQPYVNGEKKENIEHRIFQQYITKQKFGRFYLQHRYRLEERFLQDDFRMRFRYMLGLNIPINNKEMLPKTFYGSVYNEIFLNLNSPTFDRNRVYGALGYVINKNLRIEAGYMNQIQENKNRGQVQIGFYNNIPFNKN comes from the coding sequence ATGAAGATTTTAAAGTCACTGGCTTTGATTATTTTCACTTTGGGAGCAGCAAAATCGTTTGCTCAGAAAAGTGATCTTGGAGCTTGGTATATGTATTTTGGGAACAATAAAATCAGTAAAAAATTAAACTTTCATAACGAGATCCAGTATCGTAATTTTGATGGGATTGGAGATTTAGAACAGCTTTTAATTCGTACCGGAATAGGATATGATTTAACGGAAAATAATAACAATGTTTTGTTAGGATATGGTTTTATTTTAAGTCAGCCTTACGTAAACGGTGAAAAAAAGGAAAATATCGAACACCGAATTTTTCAGCAATATATCACAAAACAGAAGTTTGGGAGATTCTACCTTCAGCACCGTTACCGGTTGGAAGAACGCTTTCTGCAGGACGATTTTAGGATGAGGTTCCGTTATATGTTAGGTTTAAATATTCCGATCAATAACAAAGAAATGCTTCCAAAAACTTTTTATGGATCTGTGTATAATGAGATTTTCTTAAATTTAAACAGTCCGACTTTCGACAGAAATAGAGTTTACGGAGCGTTGGGATATGTTATCAATAAAAACCTGAGAATTGAAGCAGGTTATATGAATCAGATTCAGGAAAACAAAAACCGCGGACAAGTTCAGATTGGTTTTTATAACAATATTCCGTTTAATAAAAATTAA
- a CDS encoding Na+/H+ antiporter, with protein MIHTYVIISIAVLLSVMILVMIGQKLKVAYPIFLVIAGLLISLIPGMPHIEIEPDLVFLIFLPPILFEAAWFTSWQDFHKWRKQIFSMAFGLVFLTSIVVAYLSSSIIPGLTVAMGFLLGGVNSPPDAVAATSVLKHVKIPKKITSILEGESLINDASSLIVFKFALAAVISGQFVFRDAVQDFFTMAVGGIAIGVAAGFLFGAFLRLIPSNSNIDTVITLIVPYIMYVGAEHFHFSGVLAVVAGGLLMSYNSHCYLSHTSRIQSGNVWSVLIFLMNTIIFILIGLELPIVVAAMKDYTISEGIFYSVVIGGAIVLTRVIYSYTLMYFPRLCSKELRLKVPKPDWKEPFIISFAAMRGVVSLAAALSIPAFLPNGEAFPHRNIILFVTFVIILITLVGQGLLLSPILKLLKVSDAGSELPEEKQEVILMKKLKETALHKLDNDFSGLAETNSLVRHQKHRLENEMMMMTDKANCMASTGDYVTAMNENKDVLRQIIQAQRNELHRMKREKTFDDHVMRTIEMQLDFDEAKITGFAH; from the coding sequence ATGATTCACACTTACGTCATCATATCAATTGCAGTCCTATTATCTGTGATGATATTGGTAATGATCGGGCAAAAACTAAAAGTGGCTTATCCCATCTTTTTAGTGATTGCAGGTTTATTAATAAGCCTTATTCCGGGAATGCCACATATTGAGATAGAGCCGGATTTGGTATTCCTGATTTTCCTACCTCCAATTTTATTTGAAGCCGCTTGGTTTACGTCATGGCAGGATTTTCATAAATGGAGAAAACAGATATTTTCAATGGCTTTCGGGTTGGTTTTCCTTACCTCAATTGTCGTAGCTTATCTTTCTTCATCGATAATTCCCGGGCTTACGGTTGCGATGGGATTCTTGTTGGGAGGAGTGAATTCTCCGCCTGATGCTGTGGCCGCAACTTCTGTTTTAAAACACGTTAAAATTCCTAAAAAGATCACAAGTATTTTGGAAGGAGAAAGTTTGATCAACGATGCATCGAGTTTAATTGTATTTAAATTTGCCTTGGCTGCCGTGATTTCAGGGCAGTTTGTATTCAGGGATGCGGTTCAGGATTTCTTCACAATGGCGGTCGGAGGAATTGCGATCGGTGTGGCTGCCGGATTTTTATTTGGAGCATTTTTAAGACTTATTCCGTCAAATTCGAATATTGATACGGTGATTACGCTGATAGTTCCTTACATTATGTATGTTGGCGCGGAACATTTCCATTTTTCAGGAGTGTTGGCGGTGGTTGCCGGAGGTTTATTGATGTCTTATAATTCGCATTGCTACCTCAGTCATACTTCGAGAATTCAATCCGGAAACGTTTGGAGTGTTCTTATTTTCTTAATGAATACGATCATTTTCATTCTTATCGGACTTGAATTACCAATTGTCGTGGCAGCAATGAAAGATTACACTATTTCAGAAGGTATTTTTTATAGTGTCGTGATCGGAGGAGCAATTGTTTTAACGAGAGTTATTTACAGTTATACCTTAATGTATTTTCCAAGGCTTTGTTCGAAAGAATTAAGGTTAAAAGTCCCCAAACCCGATTGGAAGGAACCTTTTATTATCAGTTTTGCAGCAATGAGGGGAGTGGTTTCCTTGGCTGCAGCCCTTTCAATCCCAGCATTTTTACCAAATGGCGAAGCTTTTCCGCATCGGAATATCATTTTGTTCGTAACTTTCGTTATAATATTAATTACGTTGGTTGGACAAGGATTGTTATTGTCGCCGATTTTAAAATTATTAAAAGTAAGTGATGCCGGAAGTGAGCTTCCAGAAGAAAAACAGGAAGTTATTTTAATGAAAAAATTAAAGGAAACGGCTTTACATAAATTGGATAATGATTTTTCAGGATTGGCAGAAACAAACAGCTTGGTGCGTCATCAAAAACATAGACTTGAAAATGAAATGATGATGATGACCGATAAAGCCAACTGCATGGCGTCCACCGGAGATTATGTTACTGCGATGAATGAAAATAAAGATGTTTTAAGACAGATCATTCAGGCGCAGAGAAATGAACTTCACCGTATGAAACGTGAAAAAACATTTGATGATCATGTGATGAGAACCATCGAAATGCAACTGGATTTTGATGAAGCAAAAATCACAGGATTTGCCCATTAA
- a CDS encoding bestrophin family protein — MHSGKKFSAVEFIVWTRRSIYCLAILAAIPTVLYFFGWKFLYVPWQPIAIMGTAVAFIVGFKNNASYSRLWEARQIYGAIINDSRSFGYILRDALSGKDPKKVKEMFLRHYAWLTALRFQLRESRAWENMSTAQFDEYSKKYDIPERLSKLDDELKKYLSESELQYILSKKNRATQLMASQSKELSEIYSKGEINDFQWTQINQQLVKFTDNQGKAERIKNFPYPRNFSSITTYLLLLFIVFVPFGLLKEFDKLGDGTIVEGFTVWFNIPFSLLVTWCFHTLDSVGEASVNPFEGSPNDVPITQISRTIEIDMRDMLDESDLPPAIVPKNNIVL, encoded by the coding sequence ATGCACTCAGGTAAAAAATTTAGCGCTGTTGAATTTATAGTCTGGACAAGAAGAAGTATCTATTGTTTAGCCATTTTAGCGGCAATTCCGACGGTATTATATTTCTTCGGATGGAAATTTCTGTATGTTCCGTGGCAGCCGATCGCAATCATGGGAACTGCGGTTGCTTTTATTGTTGGTTTTAAAAACAATGCAAGTTACAGCCGACTTTGGGAAGCCAGACAGATTTATGGCGCTATCATCAACGACAGCCGAAGTTTTGGATATATTTTGAGAGATGCTCTTTCGGGAAAAGATCCGAAGAAAGTGAAAGAAATGTTTCTGCGTCATTATGCGTGGCTCACTGCGCTTCGTTTTCAGCTTCGTGAATCGAGAGCTTGGGAAAATATGAGTACCGCACAATTTGACGAATATTCAAAAAAATATGACATCCCGGAAAGACTTTCTAAGCTGGATGATGAATTGAAAAAATATCTCTCAGAATCAGAACTTCAATATATTTTAAGTAAGAAAAACAGAGCAACACAATTGATGGCGAGTCAGAGCAAAGAGTTATCGGAAATTTATTCAAAAGGAGAAATTAATGATTTCCAATGGACGCAGATCAATCAGCAATTAGTAAAATTTACAGATAATCAGGGAAAAGCGGAGAGAATTAAAAACTTTCCTTATCCGAGAAATTTTTCTTCGATCACGACTTATTTGTTATTGTTATTCATTGTTTTTGTGCCTTTCGGATTACTAAAAGAGTTTGATAAACTGGGCGACGGAACTATTGTTGAAGGCTTTACGGTTTGGTTTAATATTCCGTTTTCGCTGTTGGTAACCTGGTGTTTTCATACATTAGATAGTGTAGGAGAGGCTTCTGTCAATCCTTTTGAAGGTAGTCCGAATGATGTCCCAATTACACAAATCAGCCGTACGATTGAGATCGATATGAGAGATATGCTGGATGAATCTGATCTTCCACCAGCAATTGTTCCGAAGAATAATATTGTACTTTAA